From a single Aestuariibius sp. HNIBRBA575 genomic region:
- a CDS encoding methylenetetrahydrofolate reductase, giving the protein MALLNFRRKEAPAPVSAELEAFLKGFSIEVMPRTAAKVDDFRALLPAGSRVYIAHIDGTPIEEMVSTAARIASEGYDVMPHFPARIIKDQATLADWIARYQGEANVKQALLLAGGVSEPQGAFHSSMQLLETGLFDKAGFENLHVAGHPEGNKDIDPDGSDKNVGEALVWKQKFSERTDAKMALATQFCFESGPVIEWANALSDAGIDIPIHIGTAGPAKLQTLIKFAIACGVGASLKVLQKRAMDVSKLLLPYEPTEFLTDLAEHKAANPDFNIASVHFFPLGGIKTNAKWTQENGGASGVPVTPIQG; this is encoded by the coding sequence ATGGCTCTTTTGAATTTCCGCCGCAAAGAGGCGCCTGCTCCGGTTTCGGCAGAGTTAGAAGCATTCCTGAAGGGATTTTCGATCGAGGTGATGCCGCGCACGGCCGCCAAAGTTGATGATTTTCGCGCTTTGTTGCCCGCTGGCAGCCGTGTTTACATCGCCCATATTGATGGAACCCCCATCGAAGAAATGGTCAGCACCGCCGCCCGCATCGCCAGCGAAGGTTATGACGTGATGCCGCATTTTCCAGCGCGGATCATCAAGGATCAGGCCACCTTGGCCGATTGGATCGCCCGTTACCAAGGCGAAGCTAACGTCAAACAAGCGTTGCTGCTGGCCGGTGGCGTGTCCGAACCACAAGGCGCGTTCCATTCCTCCATGCAATTGTTGGAAACTGGCCTGTTTGACAAAGCCGGTTTTGAAAATCTGCATGTGGCCGGTCACCCCGAAGGCAACAAAGATATCGATCCAGATGGTTCTGATAAAAACGTTGGCGAAGCACTTGTTTGGAAACAGAAATTCAGCGAGCGGACGGATGCCAAAATGGCGCTGGCCACGCAGTTCTGTTTTGAATCCGGGCCGGTGATTGAATGGGCAAATGCGCTGTCTGACGCGGGAATTGATATTCCAATTCATATCGGTACGGCTGGCCCTGCCAAACTGCAAACGCTGATCAAATTCGCAATCGCTTGCGGCGTGGGTGCATCATTGAAAGTGCTGCAAAAACGGGCCATGGATGTATCCAAATTGCTATTGCCCTATGAACCCACAGAATTCCTCACTGATTTGGCTGAACACAAAGCGGCCAATCCCGACTTTAACATCGCTTCTGTGCATTTCTTCCCACTGGGTGGGATCAAAACAAATGCCAAGTGGACCCAAGAAAATGGCGGCGCTTCTGGCGTTCCAGTCACCCCAATCCAAGGATAA
- a CDS encoding virulence factor, whose protein sequence is MALVTLVYWRDIPAQVIVGKGRRAAKIQLPERFEQAIDRAAMKTGAAETDDYLAEWRKAPAYEIEGDDQSVAEAEAARLDAEYDVERIKTLIANDGWA, encoded by the coding sequence ATGGCTCTGGTCACACTCGTTTATTGGCGCGACATCCCCGCACAAGTTATCGTCGGCAAAGGCCGGCGTGCGGCAAAAATCCAGCTACCGGAACGGTTTGAACAGGCTATTGACCGCGCCGCTATGAAAACCGGCGCCGCGGAAACCGATGATTATCTGGCTGAATGGCGCAAAGCCCCGGCCTATGAAATCGAAGGGGATGATCAATCCGTCGCCGAGGCCGAGGCCGCGCGGCTGGACGCGGAATATGACGTCGAACGCATTAAGACGTTGATTGCCAATGACGGGTGGGCATGA
- the glpK gene encoding glycerol kinase GlpK — translation MRSILAIDQGTTSTRAILFDEKMQITHTAQQEFPQHFPQSGWVEHDPVDLWTTTLATCRDVIAKAGISATDIAGIGITNQRETTIVWDKSTGEPVTNAIVWQDRRTAAFCDTLKSEGFEAEITARTGLLADPYFSGTKLGWVLDNVDGVRARAEAGELLFGTVDCYLIWKLTNGTSHVTDATNAARTMLYNIVDGEWDATICKRLNIPMKMLPKVLDCAADFGVADAEYLGTDLPILGVAGDQQAATLGQACFEPGMLKSTYGTGCFALLNTGDQLVASKSRLLGTIAYQIDGKTTYALEGSIFIAGAVVQWLRDGMKMIADASETQALAEAADEGHELYLVPAFTGMGAPYWDAECRGAVYGLTRASGPAEFSRAALESVGFQTRDLLDAMKADWAGSSDDSVLRVDGGMSASNWAMQFLSDIIGAPVDRPVVRETTALGVAWLAGMRAGIYPDQAGFAQNWALDRKFEVKMDASTRDRRYAGWQDAVSRTLTKPT, via the coding sequence ATGCGCAGCATTCTGGCGATTGATCAGGGCACCACATCCACGCGGGCCATTCTTTTTGATGAAAAGATGCAGATCACGCATACAGCGCAGCAGGAATTCCCCCAACATTTCCCGCAATCCGGCTGGGTCGAACATGATCCCGTTGATCTGTGGACAACCACGCTGGCCACATGTCGCGACGTGATTGCCAAGGCAGGTATTTCCGCCACAGACATCGCCGGGATCGGCATCACCAATCAACGCGAAACCACCATTGTCTGGGATAAATCCACAGGCGAACCGGTGACCAATGCCATCGTTTGGCAGGACCGACGCACTGCTGCGTTTTGTGACACGCTCAAATCCGAAGGCTTTGAGGCAGAAATTACCGCCCGCACCGGATTGTTGGCGGATCCCTATTTTTCGGGCACGAAACTGGGCTGGGTTTTGGACAATGTTGACGGCGTGCGCGCCCGCGCTGAGGCCGGCGAATTGCTGTTCGGAACAGTTGATTGTTACCTGATCTGGAAATTGACCAACGGCACATCGCACGTCACCGACGCCACCAATGCCGCCCGGACGATGCTTTATAATATTGTAGATGGGGAATGGGACGCAACCATCTGTAAGCGTTTGAATATCCCCATGAAAATGCTGCCCAAAGTTCTGGATTGCGCCGCTGACTTTGGGGTTGCGGACGCCGAATATTTGGGCACAGACCTGCCTATTCTGGGGGTCGCCGGGGATCAGCAGGCCGCCACATTGGGGCAGGCCTGTTTTGAGCCGGGCATGTTGAAATCGACCTATGGGACGGGTTGTTTTGCACTGTTGAACACAGGCGATCAGTTGGTTGCCAGTAAATCACGCTTGTTGGGCACCATTGCCTATCAGATAGATGGCAAAACCACATATGCGTTGGAAGGGTCGATTTTTATCGCAGGGGCCGTGGTTCAATGGTTGCGCGATGGGATGAAAATGATCGCAGATGCAAGCGAAACCCAAGCTTTGGCAGAAGCCGCGGATGAAGGCCATGAATTGTATCTGGTTCCTGCCTTTACCGGCATGGGCGCGCCTTATTGGGATGCGGAATGTCGAGGGGCCGTTTATGGCCTCACCCGCGCGTCTGGTCCGGCTGAATTTTCCCGCGCAGCATTGGAAAGTGTCGGGTTTCAAACCCGCGATCTGTTGGATGCGATGAAGGCCGATTGGGCTGGGTCATCCGATGACAGTGTTTTGCGCGTCGACGGCGGCATGTCCGCATCCAACTGGGCGATGCAGTTTTTGTCCGACATTATTGGCGCGCCCGTGGATCGCCCGGTTGTGCGTGAAACCACCGCATTGGGTGTGGCTTGGTTGGCGGGGATGCGGGCCGGGATTTACCCGGATCAGGCTGGATTTGCACAAAACTGGGCACTGGATCGCAAATTTGAGGTTAAAATGGACGCATCCACACGGGATCGCCGCTATGCAGGCTGGCAGGACGCCGTGTCGCGCACATTAACCAAACCTACCTAA
- a CDS encoding methyltetrahydrofolate cobalamin methyltransferase → MTRTVIESKTKTAIIGFDEPFCVIGERINPTGRKILAAELEMDDFSRVEADAIAQVAAGATVLDINSGAVFSNKMAEDPRYADNNFVEPPLMEKLINVVQAVTDAPLCIDSSVPGALERGLAAAEGRPLLNSVTGEEERLEMVLPLVKKYNVPVVAISNDDTGISEDPDVRFAVAKKIVERAADFGIPAHDIVVDPLVMPIGAMGTAGLQVFALVRRLREELGVNTTCGASNISFGLPNRHGINNAFLPMAMASGMTSAIMNPVALPVGPKKIAEKKAAIEAAGIILPDGLDDEAFCQMFGLGSTKPRAGKEMEAIRAANFLTDNDDSGAEWIRTNKAPGEDKGGRGGRRRRRA, encoded by the coding sequence ATGACCCGTACCGTCATAGAATCAAAGACTAAAACCGCGATCATCGGCTTTGACGAGCCGTTCTGTGTCATTGGCGAGCGGATCAACCCAACGGGCCGTAAAATTCTGGCCGCAGAGTTGGAAATGGATGATTTCAGCCGCGTCGAAGCAGATGCAATCGCTCAAGTTGCGGCTGGTGCAACCGTGCTGGACATCAATTCTGGCGCTGTGTTTTCCAACAAAATGGCCGAAGATCCGCGCTATGCGGACAACAACTTTGTTGAGCCACCCCTGATGGAAAAACTGATCAATGTGGTTCAGGCCGTCACCGACGCCCCGCTTTGTATCGACAGTTCGGTGCCCGGCGCATTGGAACGCGGACTGGCCGCTGCCGAGGGCCGTCCTTTGCTCAACTCGGTCACCGGCGAAGAAGAACGTCTGGAAATGGTGCTGCCGTTAGTCAAAAAATACAACGTCCCCGTTGTGGCAATTTCCAATGATGACACAGGCATTTCTGAGGACCCGGATGTGCGGTTCGCTGTGGCCAAAAAGATCGTTGAACGGGCCGCCGACTTTGGCATTCCGGCCCATGATATCGTTGTCGATCCGTTGGTTATGCCAATTGGCGCAATGGGGACTGCGGGTTTGCAGGTCTTTGCGTTGGTGCGGCGTCTGCGCGAAGAATTGGGTGTAAACACCACCTGTGGCGCGTCCAATATTTCCTTTGGTTTACCCAACCGGCATGGCATCAACAACGCGTTTTTGCCTATGGCAATGGCATCTGGCATGACCAGTGCGATCATGAACCCGGTCGCCCTGCCCGTCGGCCCCAAGAAAATCGCCGAAAAGAAAGCTGCGATTGAAGCTGCAGGGATTATTTTGCCGGACGGTTTGGATGACGAAGCATTCTGCCAGATGTTTGGGCTGGGGTCGACCAAACCCCGCGCTGGCAAAGAAATGGAAGCGATCCGCGCAGCTAACTTCTTGACCGATAACGATGATTCAGGCGCGGAATGGATCCGCACCAACAAAGCTCCGGGTGAAGATAAGGGCGGACGCGGTGGCCGTCGTCGCCGCCGCGCCTAA
- a CDS encoding Ppx/GppA phosphatase family protein: MAPKRPKGAGAFPIAVESPAPNPPDPLSLYAALDLGTNSCRMLVAQPKGNQFHVIDSFSKSVQLGHGLESTGRLSRASINRTVHAIRICKQKLKRHNVDRMRLVATEACRRARNGERFIRQIRHETGLQLEIIKPEEEARLAVVSCAPLVSTKTEQLLVVDIGGGSTELVWIDLTKVPPLERPRAIMRLHAGFIQDPGVFPAAKVVDWISVPLGVATLRDQFADVEDDSARFALMSWFFEENLSEFSPYAHEQARDGFQIIGTSGTVTTVAASHLGLRRYDRNKVDGLRMTSDQIDAVIQDYLSLGPQGRKADPRIGRDRQALIMSGASILQALMRVWPTDRLTVADRGLREGLLYQQMSADGVLEGGAF, translated from the coding sequence ATGGCGCCCAAGCGTCCCAAAGGTGCGGGCGCGTTCCCAATAGCGGTCGAAAGCCCCGCGCCAAATCCGCCTGATCCATTGTCGTTATATGCGGCTCTGGATTTAGGTACCAATAGCTGTCGCATGTTGGTTGCCCAACCCAAAGGCAATCAGTTTCATGTGATCGATAGCTTTTCTAAATCCGTACAATTGGGCCATGGGCTTGAAAGTACGGGACGATTGTCGCGTGCGTCGATCAACCGAACGGTGCATGCCATTCGGATCTGCAAACAAAAGCTAAAGCGGCATAATGTGGATCGGATGCGATTGGTCGCAACCGAAGCCTGTCGTCGTGCGCGCAATGGCGAACGATTTATCCGCCAGATCCGCCATGAAACCGGTCTGCAGTTGGAAATCATCAAACCCGAAGAAGAAGCGCGTCTGGCGGTGGTGTCCTGCGCGCCTTTGGTGTCGACGAAAACCGAACAATTGCTGGTGGTGGATATTGGTGGAGGATCAACGGAACTGGTTTGGATCGACCTGACCAAAGTGCCGCCACTGGAACGCCCGCGTGCGATCATGCGGCTTCATGCCGGATTTATTCAGGACCCCGGCGTGTTTCCCGCTGCCAAAGTTGTCGACTGGATTTCCGTACCATTGGGTGTGGCCACGTTGCGCGATCAATTTGCCGATGTCGAAGATGACAGCGCACGGTTTGCGCTTATGTCCTGGTTTTTTGAGGAAAACCTGTCTGAGTTTTCACCCTATGCCCATGAACAAGCCCGGGACGGGTTTCAGATCATTGGCACATCCGGCACCGTGACCACCGTGGCGGCCAGTCATCTGGGGCTGCGCCGTTATGATCGCAACAAAGTGGACGGATTGCGCATGACATCCGATCAGATTGATGCGGTGATCCAGGATTATCTGTCACTTGGTCCACAGGGCCGCAAAGCAGACCCCCGGATTGGCCGGGATCGTCAGGCTTTGATCATGTCGGGCGCGTCGATTTTGCAAGCTTTGATGCGGGTTTGGCCCACGGATCGGTTAACCGTTGCGGATCGTGGCCTGCGCGAAGGTCTGCTTTATCAGCAAATGTCGGCCGATGGTGTCTTGGAAGGCGGCGCTTTTTAA
- a CDS encoding RlmE family RNA methyltransferase: MAKKEKKSSGRGLRDLTVKVKTARGRKMSSTLWLQRQLNDPYVSRANAEGMRGRAAYKILELDDKFRFLVPGARVVDLGCAPGGWLQVAVPRINALGDKSGKKVGTLLGVDLQEVEAVAGAEVHQLDFMEDDADQKVKDWLGGKADVVMSDMAASASGHKQTDHLRIMALCEAAAYFAFDVLDEGGTFVAKVLAGGAEGDLQKLLKQKFTKVVNVKPPASRSDSSEKFVVATGFRG; the protein is encoded by the coding sequence ATGGCGAAAAAAGAAAAGAAAAGTTCCGGACGCGGATTGCGTGATTTGACCGTCAAAGTCAAAACCGCGCGTGGTCGGAAAATGTCATCGACTTTGTGGCTGCAACGTCAGTTGAACGATCCATATGTATCGCGCGCTAATGCCGAAGGGATGCGTGGACGCGCTGCCTATAAAATATTGGAACTGGACGATAAATTCCGGTTCTTGGTGCCCGGTGCGCGGGTGGTTGACCTGGGCTGTGCGCCGGGCGGATGGTTGCAGGTGGCTGTGCCGCGGATCAACGCATTGGGCGACAAATCCGGCAAGAAAGTCGGCACATTGCTTGGTGTCGATTTGCAAGAGGTCGAAGCCGTCGCAGGCGCCGAGGTACATCAATTAGACTTTATGGAAGACGACGCCGATCAAAAAGTCAAAGACTGGCTGGGCGGCAAGGCGGATGTTGTGATGTCCGATATGGCCGCATCTGCTTCGGGGCATAAACAGACCGATCATTTGCGCATCATGGCCCTTTGCGAGGCCGCCGCATATTTCGCCTTTGACGTTCTGGACGAAGGCGGCACCTTTGTGGCCAAGGTTTTGGCCGGGGGCGCCGAAGGTGATTTGCAAAAATTGCTGAAACAGAAATTTACCAAGGTTGTGAATGTCAAACCCCCGGCATCCCGGTCGGATTCATCGGAAAAGTTCGTCGTGGCAACCGGATTTCGGGGCTGA
- a CDS encoding LacI family DNA-binding transcriptional regulator: MNLKQLSNILGLSQTTVSRALNGFPEVSETTRQRVQMVADQYGYSPNTRAKSLATGRSMAIGHVIPVSEKHEMVNPVFGDFIAGAGESYARHGYDMHLSLFDHGSESDIYTKLKMRRSVDGVVVHGPQMDDPRIDLLRKLDMPFVVHGRSSNQTGPYSWVDVNSRSSFEQATSYLLDLGHKRIGLINGYEIMDFAYRRRTGYETALKTWGVAVDPALMRSDEMTEAHGYRSARDILNLSDPPTAFLCSSMICALGTRRAIEDSGQKMGRDISVITHDDCLSYLQTDGDIPVFTSVKSSVRNAGRCLGDMLIHQINTPTEGPVHKLLEAELTVGTSTGPAPL; this comes from the coding sequence ATGAACTTGAAACAACTGTCGAACATTTTGGGATTAAGCCAAACAACAGTTAGTCGGGCGTTAAATGGCTTTCCGGAAGTGTCCGAAACGACTCGCCAACGTGTTCAAATGGTTGCTGATCAATATGGATATAGCCCCAACACGCGCGCCAAAAGCCTTGCAACGGGGCGTTCTATGGCGATTGGTCATGTGATTCCCGTTTCGGAAAAGCATGAGATGGTGAATCCGGTATTTGGCGATTTTATCGCTGGTGCGGGGGAATCTTATGCGCGGCATGGGTATGATATGCACCTGTCCCTGTTTGATCACGGCAGTGAAAGCGACATTTACACAAAGTTAAAAATGCGCCGCTCGGTAGATGGCGTGGTTGTGCATGGGCCGCAAATGGATGACCCACGCATTGATTTGTTGCGAAAACTGGACATGCCATTTGTGGTGCATGGCCGATCAAGCAATCAAACGGGTCCTTATTCGTGGGTTGATGTGAACAGTCGCAGCTCTTTTGAACAGGCGACTTCGTATCTGTTGGATTTGGGGCACAAAAGGATAGGTTTAATCAACGGGTATGAAATTATGGATTTCGCGTATCGACGGCGCACCGGGTATGAAACGGCGTTGAAAACCTGGGGTGTCGCAGTTGACCCTGCCCTGATGCGCAGCGATGAAATGACCGAAGCCCACGGGTATAGATCCGCTAGGGATATACTGAACCTATCCGATCCACCAACCGCATTTTTGTGTTCATCAATGATTTGTGCGCTTGGCACACGGCGCGCAATCGAAGATTCAGGGCAAAAAATGGGGCGCGACATCAGTGTGATCACCCATGACGATTGTTTATCTTATCTGCAGACCGACGGGGATATTCCTGTCTTTACCTCGGTTAAATCATCGGTTCGAAACGCCGGCCGTTGTTTAGGCGATATGTTGATCCATCAAATCAACACACCTACAGAAGGACCGGTTCACAAATTGTTAGAAGCAGAATTAACCGTTGGCACCTCGACGGGCCCTGCTCCTTTGTGA
- a CDS encoding glucokinase: MTETPTHILVADVGGTNSRVAFAIDGIVQNASIKRFKNADYPSLDAVLIEFLRHNSEVDISALCVAVAGMVLPDVTELTNLNWRITKDSLAKSVNVSSVSVINDLQAQGHALSDIPAKNLKSIMRGTTQSTDGAKLVVGIGTGFNAAPVHNSAQSTIVVPSECGHISLPVYSEQDLNMRDHLATGSGFASVEEVLSGRGLEQVYAWHAREDGSRKTSHQIMQDCARGDDKYARMTVKTCVHILGRVCGDLALTHLPYQGIYLVGGVARALTPYLDTFGFNDQFTSKGRMSEFLKAFSVFVVEDDYAALTGCANTVGT; this comes from the coding sequence ATGACTGAAACACCTACTCATATCCTTGTTGCCGATGTTGGCGGAACGAATTCACGTGTTGCTTTTGCAATTGATGGCATTGTTCAAAACGCGTCGATCAAGCGGTTCAAAAACGCAGATTACCCTAGCCTAGATGCTGTTTTGATTGAGTTTTTGAGGCACAATTCTGAGGTTGATATATCTGCCCTATGTGTCGCGGTGGCGGGTATGGTGTTGCCCGATGTGACCGAATTGACCAACCTCAATTGGCGAATAACAAAGGATTCTTTGGCCAAATCAGTTAATGTCTCATCTGTATCCGTGATTAACGATCTGCAGGCGCAGGGGCATGCATTGTCTGATATTCCGGCGAAAAACCTGAAATCCATAATGCGCGGAACCACTCAAAGCACCGATGGTGCAAAGCTGGTTGTGGGCATTGGGACTGGTTTTAACGCAGCACCGGTTCACAATTCAGCACAATCAACAATTGTTGTCCCTTCTGAATGCGGACATATTTCGTTGCCGGTTTATTCTGAACAGGATTTGAATATGCGGGATCATTTGGCGACAGGTTCAGGATTCGCATCGGTCGAAGAGGTCCTATCCGGGCGCGGGTTAGAGCAAGTATATGCTTGGCATGCCCGCGAAGACGGGTCTCGCAAAACGTCGCATCAGATCATGCAGGATTGTGCACGTGGCGATGATAAATATGCACGGATGACTGTAAAAACTTGCGTCCACATATTAGGTCGTGTTTGCGGCGATTTGGCGCTAACCCACCTTCCTTATCAAGGCATATATTTGGTCGGAGGTGTGGCGCGTGCTTTAACCCCGTATTTAGACACATTTGGGTTCAACGATCAGTTCACATCCAAAGGTCGCATGTCCGAGTTCCTAAAGGCGTTTTCGGTGTTTGTTGTCGAAGATGATTACGCAGCACTGACAGGCTGCGCAAACACCGTCGGAACCTAA
- a CDS encoding ATP-binding protein, producing MVAASFFVGDVLMELGLQIAGGVLATTGAFVGVLRLLRTKRRAVLVETVKRLIEHENAAGFVTDFEGKILSQNLSAQGRFRDQSHDTLSFCLSDLFANPGAVLFRLQSKAQAVGAAREDLVTRRGHVRLSVQDAGESIFVWRLDDVVEKMGAGRGADALGLPMLTAGPSGTILYMNEASRRLVGGRAKSLDRVFAEQPLVSGQLHQVKGVDGLVDCLVAELRGNGGRREIYLLPGEASTQMRGVAAAWDAVEDLPVPLLKIAVTGEVVGSNREARQLLNNQIPNGTRLADLMDGLGRPIVDWLREAAEGRVAPSPEFLRSTGDRQDTFVQVMLNPLEGEESCNHVIAVLNDVTELKSLEAQFVQSQKMQAIGQLAGGVAHDFNNLLTAISGHCDLLLLRHDQGDQDYGDLIQIHQNANRAASLVGQLLAFSRKQNLRPELLDLRNTLSDLTHLLNRLVGEKVTLTLNHDPGLLNIRADKRQLEQVMMNLVVNARDAMATGGEIRVETENSTLKQPLERDRATVPPGDYVIVRVVDEGCGIPPEKLPKIFEPFYTTKRTGEGTGLGLSTAYGIVKQTGGFIFADSSVGTGSVFTIFLPAYDMPVPVENTNDRPEDRGRLAVQKGDGVVLLVEDEAPVRAFASRALRLRGYTVLEAESAEAALDMLADPELSVDIFVTDVIMPGMDGPTWVKKALVTRPDTKVVFVSGYAEDAFGDDQAGVPNSVFLPKPFSLTDLTSTVQEQLH from the coding sequence ATGGTGGCGGCAAGTTTCTTTGTCGGGGATGTTCTTATGGAACTGGGGCTACAAATCGCAGGCGGTGTGCTGGCGACGACCGGCGCATTCGTCGGGGTTTTACGCCTATTGCGAACGAAACGCCGTGCCGTGCTGGTGGAAACCGTTAAGCGGCTGATCGAACACGAAAACGCCGCAGGATTTGTCACCGATTTTGAGGGAAAAATCCTATCTCAAAACCTGTCCGCACAGGGTCGGTTTCGCGATCAGTCACATGATACGTTGTCATTCTGCCTGTCAGATTTGTTCGCAAATCCCGGCGCCGTTTTGTTTCGCCTGCAATCCAAAGCCCAAGCTGTGGGTGCTGCACGCGAAGATTTGGTAACCCGTCGCGGTCATGTCCGTTTATCCGTCCAAGATGCAGGTGAATCCATATTCGTCTGGCGTTTGGACGATGTTGTCGAAAAAATGGGGGCGGGTCGCGGCGCAGATGCGCTTGGGTTGCCCATGCTCACTGCTGGGCCATCTGGAACGATCCTTTATATGAACGAAGCGTCGCGTCGTTTGGTCGGTGGGCGCGCCAAAAGCCTGGATCGGGTTTTTGCAGAGCAGCCTTTGGTGTCCGGGCAATTGCATCAGGTCAAAGGTGTTGACGGTTTGGTTGATTGCCTCGTTGCCGAGCTACGCGGCAATGGCGGACGCCGTGAAATCTATCTTTTGCCGGGCGAAGCAAGTACGCAGATGCGCGGTGTCGCCGCGGCATGGGACGCAGTCGAAGATTTACCCGTGCCATTGCTGAAAATCGCAGTTACAGGCGAAGTTGTCGGTTCCAATCGCGAAGCGCGCCAATTGCTAAACAACCAAATTCCAAACGGCACCCGGCTTGCTGATTTGATGGATGGTTTGGGCCGCCCAATCGTCGACTGGCTACGCGAAGCCGCAGAAGGACGCGTCGCCCCATCGCCAGAGTTTTTGCGCAGCACAGGAGATCGGCAGGACACCTTTGTTCAAGTGATGTTAAACCCTCTTGAGGGCGAAGAAAGCTGTAACCACGTCATCGCCGTGCTTAATGACGTAACAGAGCTAAAGTCATTGGAAGCGCAGTTCGTCCAAAGCCAAAAAATGCAAGCGATTGGTCAATTGGCCGGTGGTGTCGCCCATGATTTCAACAACCTTTTGACAGCAATATCAGGGCATTGCGACCTTTTGCTACTTCGTCACGATCAAGGAGACCAAGATTACGGTGATCTGATCCAGATTCACCAAAATGCCAACCGTGCGGCCAGTTTGGTTGGACAATTGCTTGCCTTTTCTCGGAAACAAAACTTGCGTCCCGAACTCTTGGATTTGCGCAATACTTTGTCCGATCTCACGCATCTGCTGAATAGGTTGGTCGGTGAAAAAGTCACGCTGACCCTCAATCATGATCCGGGTCTATTAAATATCCGCGCCGACAAACGTCAGCTGGAACAGGTTATGATGAACTTGGTCGTGAATGCCCGTGACGCAATGGCGACGGGTGGTGAAATTCGTGTAGAGACTGAAAATTCGACGCTCAAACAACCTTTGGAACGGGATCGGGCAACGGTCCCACCGGGCGATTATGTCATTGTACGCGTTGTGGATGAAGGATGCGGAATTCCTCCCGAAAAGCTGCCTAAGATTTTTGAACCTTTCTACACAACAAAGCGCACGGGCGAGGGGACTGGCCTAGGCTTGTCAACGGCTTACGGGATTGTGAAACAGACAGGTGGCTTCATTTTTGCCGACAGTTCGGTTGGAACAGGATCCGTTTTCACGATCTTCCTTCCTGCCTATGACATGCCGGTTCCAGTTGAAAACACAAACGATCGTCCAGAAGACCGAGGCCGTCTGGCCGTGCAAAAAGGGGACGGGGTTGTGTTGCTGGTCGAAGACGAAGCACCGGTTCGCGCCTTTGCTTCGCGGGCTTTGCGCCTGCGTGGCTACACTGTTTTAGAGGCTGAGAGTGCAGAAGCAGCATTGGATATGCTTGCGGATCCAGAACTGAGTGTCGACATCTTTGTGACGGATGTCATCATGCCGGGAATGGACGGTCCAACCTGGGTCAAAAAGGCGCTTGTTACCAGACCAGATACCAAGGTTGTGTTCGTTTCTGGCTATGCAGAGGATGCATTTGGTGATGATCAGGCAGGGGTTCCAAACTCTGTTTTCCTACCCAAGCCGTTTTCTCTCACAGATCTGACCAGCACAGTTCAAGAACAACTGCACTAA
- a CDS encoding HpcH/HpaI aldolase/citrate lyase family protein, producing MTDNKLKNALADNELQRGIWLTLGSMAAAELASKTGFDWCLIDAEHGPNGLAQIQGQLMALAGSDTQTVIRVPVGQDWVLKQVLDLGAQNILVPLVHTAEQARQIVAATRYPPNGTRGMGATLARASGYGSTPDYAKTADKNICVMVQVESVEAAENIDGIANTEGVDVVFIGPADLSADMGFPGQYRHPDVLVEIERLTTRILAAGKTVGVVWFDPDHAREAVAQGARFVGLGSETSTLMAGLRQLSELDLS from the coding sequence ATGACTGATAACAAACTGAAAAATGCACTTGCAGACAATGAACTGCAACGGGGGATTTGGCTGACATTAGGATCGATGGCAGCCGCTGAACTGGCAAGTAAAACCGGGTTTGACTGGTGCCTCATCGATGCGGAACATGGACCAAATGGATTGGCCCAAATCCAGGGGCAATTGATGGCCTTGGCAGGATCTGACACACAGACCGTAATTCGAGTGCCGGTGGGACAGGATTGGGTTCTAAAACAGGTGTTGGATTTAGGGGCCCAGAATATTCTGGTGCCTTTGGTCCACACCGCCGAACAGGCACGTCAGATTGTTGCGGCAACGCGCTATCCACCAAATGGCACGCGTGGCATGGGGGCGACGCTTGCACGTGCCTCTGGATATGGCAGCACCCCCGATTATGCCAAAACGGCCGATAAAAACATCTGCGTCATGGTTCAAGTTGAAAGCGTCGAAGCCGCTGAAAACATTGATGGAATTGCAAACACCGAAGGCGTCGATGTGGTGTTTATCGGGCCTGCTGATTTATCTGCGGATATGGGGTTTCCCGGGCAATATCGCCATCCTGACGTTTTGGTAGAAATCGAACGGCTCACCACACGCATTTTGGCTGCGGGCAAAACGGTGGGTGTGGTTTGGTTTGATCCAGACCATGCCCGCGAAGCTGTCGCCCAAGGGGCCCGTTTTGTCGGATTGGGGTCTGAAACCTCAACCCTGATGGCAGGGTTGAGGCAGCTTTCAGAACTGGATTTATCCTAG